In the genome of Cyclopterus lumpus isolate fCycLum1 chromosome 19, fCycLum1.pri, whole genome shotgun sequence, one region contains:
- the mprip gene encoding myosin phosphatase Rho-interacting protein isoform X1 — protein MSAAKENSCRKFQANFFNKSKCQNCFKPRELHLLTDQDLTQAKPIYGGWLCLAPEGTDFDNPMQRSRKWQRRFFVLYEHGCLRFALDESPSTLPQGTVNMNLCTDVIDAEPKTGQKNSLCIITPDQVYFIRGENKEIINGWSEQLVVYPRTNKQNQKKKRKVEPTTSQEPGPAKVAVTGSGIPEAEKVPDSSSIIWQEELNQREAEGATVWAPDLTPGSPLPPAVDCAPQGFDAGSLNGDEVDWGGLALHGSAPQPPSDMLSPTGSCSSLGGVPRCLSPSPSDPFPSGSSLLSNGSHISGSVSSLDSDASGSTVTSNDSHPANQRGGHSYSHHDTRSRRLEAETRKAEKRSRFRSPDRQERDAVHSPERSRCVVIEKLEALELENPEKLEVEELSRSAARRGRSEHRHFHREVQRHDVGQGLDFPSAHLPLRRAKSLDRRTTESVMTPDLLNFKKGWMVKLDDQGQWKKYWFVLTDHSLRYYKDSIAEEASDLDGEIDLSTCYSVTEYQAQRNYGFQIHTQEVVHTLSAMTAGIRRNWIQAVMKNVRPSPAPDVASSTEDHGSFSLLEGLVRPDVTQDSPSSDASSVERESIPVVTKSRARERRREGRSKTFDWAEFRPIAQALAQQRAQEAESLLTELGELEHSRRREERRKRYESVTSSSTEQTSINERGRTDCESGEGVGQTDSLGPMSVVGQQRVEEVIEQHWQQVENTPIREERRVLLPTTLQSRDTVELEQLLENYKQGIENLKSQLECCHQQLLDSNKHKQDLELQLRTTPDVRTGYISPPEHPLGLEADVMPQTKRSELVSSQAQSLTKKYQETKELLKLQELKKRNMQAQLGLSLSHLPIKEPHFSESPKPSIVEGPASEVVQKAVSFLFQESTEAIQELEDSLAGKPLSLTEMEKLLRFHNCNQATAETHQLQNVLESWKYQQEIENETLKKSLAKAGESIREYEAHLLTMEDLVVTVQKPSFENLKSPYGPLTEIAHHSETNEMTNGMLSRRVELLTSENGALKQRCQEMVNQLTEADREIDKLKVELIGQQGGKQHQLVMEELKRLKAELAESRANTIDGEYYERELNEKSLRLYEALITLEVLGNTLKDTEKKLQLNEAKLKGLGFHADEQEDLSEREQNEELLQASQAKLFEMDANLQSKKQRCLELEANNSVLITLNQESKLVSKKELLEAENKIRMLQEKKGRVEKTLSKCVEAGEKQVDDKGLLKQVIEEIEMKSEAINQVLEMLATVDVSVEKMLCDLKSTLFGYSKEEPLCVSQKDMRLVMEGEFWSQLLGSPEIQPEENTDCRERGVAQQMMAQKRLMLITRRICPQVKADSELVTEPYFAAMYRWLDDETHTLILKELTETLEAKSNVLQQIAFSVTLAKDDQLLFLALTSFDLDGEQKQTSQHLCNALTEAHMSYVITRLKVQHEKELKQKQTGVQIGSLDCPNCPKLREATKDLESKLAEAFLKSATGPQTLVQIEGEPIDSLDQSIELHEMMARHRKELREVKDCYEQRAEKLRKKIAKAGETLRVRSEEKVKEIHSLTNCMENLKKKHETERRNLMERFDQEMEELKSMMSPANPDKNLTDEDTPPYRALSQTSTLKERIQELVTQVSVMTQEMRRREGQGDITSLRLKYEKDLENLKATCERGFAAMEESHQKVIDELQRKHQRELENLQEEKERLLAEETAATIAAIEAMKNAHRTELEKELDKARKANNNTENADIEEIRRQHEEELCSFQREIEVLSEQYSQKCLENAHLAQALEAERQALRQCQRENQELNAHNQELNNRLAEEITKMRSMTSEDGVGDANTTIHGKELYELEVMLRVKESEVQYLKQEINSLKDELQAAQRDKKYATDKYKDIYTELSIVKAKAEQDLGRLRDQLQLAHEALGEPSLEEVERGGYDIMKSKSNPDILKMAAAAAKRSERTMRSKSLKEGLTAEQRLHLFENKDTKEF, from the exons GCTAAACCTATATATGGTGGATGGCTGTGCTTGGCCCCTGAGGGAACTGACTTTGACAATCCTATGCAGAGATCCCGG AAATGGCAGAGAAGATTCTTTGTGCTGTATGAACATGGCTGTCTGCGCTTTGCCCTAGACGAATCG CCAAGCACGCTGCCTCAGGGCACAGTGAACATGAACCTCTGCACTGATGTCATAGATGCGGAGCCAAAGACAGGTCAGAAGAACTCCCTGTGCATCATCACCCCGGACCAGGTGTACTTCATCAGAGGAGAGAATAAAGAGATCATCAATGG GTGGAGTGAACAGCTGGTGGTATACCCCCGAACTAACAAACAGAACCAGAAAAAGAAACGCAAGGTGGAGCCTACAACCTCCCAG GAGCCAGGTCCAGCCAAGGTAGCAGTGACCGGCTCTGGTATCCCAGAGGCAGAGAAGGTTCCAGACTCGAGCTCCATTATCTGGCAGGAGGAGCTGAACCAGAGAGAGGCTGAGGGGGCTACAGTCTGGGCCCCTGACCTGACTCCAGGATCACCGCTGCCCCCTGCAG TTGACTGTGCGCCACAGGGCTTTGACGCCGGCTCACTGAATGGTGATGAAGTGGACTGGGGCGGCTTGGCGCTGCATGGCTCTGCACCCCAGCCCCCCAGTGACATGCTCTCCCCAACAGGCTCATGCTCAAGTTTGGGCGGCGTCCCACGCTGCCTCTCCCCATCTCCAAGCGACCCCTTCCCCTCCGGCAGCTCCCTGCTCTCTAACGGCTCACACATCAGTGGCTCAGTCAGCTCTCTGGACTCGGACGCCAGCGGCAGCACTGTCACTAGCAACGACAGCCACCCAGCCAACCAGAGGGGCGGCCACTCCTACAGTCACCATGACACTAGATCCCGAAGGCTGGAGGCAGAGACCAGAAAGGCAGAGAAGAGGAGTCGGTTCAGGAGCCCTGACAGGCAGGAAAGGGATGCCGTCCACAGCCCTGAGAGGAG ccgCTGCGTTGTTATTGAGAAGTTGGAGGCCTTGGAGCTGGAGAATCCAGAGAAACTGGAGGTGGAAGAATTAAGCAGGAGTGCAGCCAGACGGGGCCGAAGTGAGCACAGGCACTTCCACAGAGAG GTGCAGAGGCATGACGTAGGCCAGGGTCTGGATTTTCCCTCCGCCCATCTGCCTCTGAGGAGAGCCAAGTCCCTGGACAGAAGGACCACTGAGTCAGTCATGACG ccagaTTTACTGAACTTCAAGAAAGGTTGGATGGTGAAGCTGGATGATCAAGGCCAG TGGAAGAAATACTGGTTTGTTTTGACGGATCACAGCCTGAGATACTACAAGGATTCCATTGCAGAGGAG GCCTCTGACCTGGATGGTGAGATTGACCTGTCTACTTGCTACAGTGTAACTGAATACCAGGCTCAACGCAACTATGGTTTCCAAATACAT aCTCAGGAGGTAGTGCACACTCTGTCGGCCATGACAGCAGGTATACGCAGGAACTGGATCCAGGCAGTCATGAAGAATGTCAGACCCTCCCCTGCCCCTGATGTGGCAAG CTCAACTGAGGATCAtggctccttctctcttttggaGGGTCTAGTTAGGCCAGACGTCACCCAGGACTCTCCCTCCTCTGATGCTTCGTCTGTGGAGAGAGAATCCATTCCGGTTGTCACAAAGAGCAGGGCGCGTGAACGCAGAAGAGAAGGTCGCTCTAAGACCTTTGACTGGGCCGAGTTCAGACCCATCGCTCAGGCTCTGGCTCAGCAGCGGGCCCAAGAGGCAGAGAGCCTCCTCACAGAACTTGGTGAGCTTGAGCACAGTCGGAGAAGAGAAGAGCGGCGGAAGAGGTATGAGTCTGTGACTAGCTCATCAACGGAGCAAACATCCATTAACGAAAGAGGGAGGACAGACTGTGAGAGCGGCGAGGGAGTCGGACAAACCGATTCATTGGGTCCCATGTCTGTGGTGGGGCagcagagggtggaggaggtgattGAACAACACTGGCAACAAGTGGAGAACACACCCAtacgggaggagaggagggtgctTCTCCCCACCACTCTGCAATCCAGAGACACTGTTGAGctggagcagctgctggagaaTTACAAGCAAGGG ATAGAGAATCTGAAGTCTCAGCTGGAGTGCTGTCACCAGCAGCTCCTTGACTCAAACAAGCACAAGCAGGACCTGGAGCTCCAGCTGAGAACAACTCCGGACGTCCGGACTGGTTACATCTCTCCG CCGGAGCACCCTTTGGGTCTGGAGGCTGATGTGATGCCCCAGACGAAGAGGTCCGAACTGGTTAGTTCTCAAGCACAGAGTTTAACAAAGAAGTACCAGGAGACCAAAGAGCTCCTGAAGCTGCAAGAGCTGAAGAAGCGTAACATGCAGGCACAGCTTGGCCTCTCGCTTTCTCACCTACCCATCAAGGAACCTCACTTTTCTGAATCCCCAAAACCATCCATTGTGGAAGGCCCTGCCTCTGAAGTTGTTCAAAAAGCAGTTAGCTTTTTGTTCCAGGAGAGCACAGAGGCAATTCAAGAACTAGAAGATTCATTAGCTGGTAAACCTCTGTCCCTAACGGAGATGGAAAAATTGTTGAGATTCCATAACTGTAATCAAGCGACAGCAGAGACACATCAACTTCAGAATGTCTTGGAGAGTTGGAAGTACCAACAGGAGATagaaaatgaaacattaaaaaagagtTTAGCTAAGGCAGGTGAAAGCATCCGTGAGTATGAAGCCCATCTTCTTACCATGGAGGATTTGGTGGTGACGGTTCAGAAGCCAAGTTTTGAAAACCTAAAAAGCCCCTATGGACCCCTCACAGAAATTGCTCACCATTCAGAGACAAATGAGATGACGAATGGGATGCTCTCTCGGAGGGTTGAACTTTTGACTAGTGAAAACGGGGCATTGAAACAACGGTGTCAGGAGATGGTCAATCAGCTGACTGAGGCTGACAGAGAAATTGACAAACTGAAAGTGGAGCTGATTGGCCAGCAGGGCGGCAAACAGCATCAGCTCGTCATGGAAGAGCTGAAAAGACTGAAGGCTGAATTGGCTGAAAGCCGGGCAAACACTATAGACGGGGAGTATTATGAGAGGGAGCTGAATGAGAAATCCTTGAGGCTTTATGAAGCTCTGATTACATTGGAGGTGCTTGGCAACACCCTAAAAGACACTGAGAAGAAGCTACAGTTGAATGAGGCCAAGTTGAAGGGTCTGGGCTTCCACGCTGATGAGCAAGAGGACCtctcagagagagagcaaaacgAAGAGCTCCTCCAAGCCTCACAAGCAAAGTTATTTGAGATGGATGCAAACCTTCAGTCTAAAAAGCAGCGCTGTTTGGAACTTGAAGCCAATAATAGTGTACTAATCACACTAAACCAGGAATCTAAGCTGGTCAGTAAAAAGGAGCTACTGgaagcagaaaataaaataagaatgctacaagaaaagaaaggtaGAGTTGAAAAGACACTTAGCAAGTGTGTTGAGGCAGGAGAGAAGCAGGTTGATGATAAAGGACTTCTGAAGCAAGTCATAGAAGAGATTGAGATGAAGTCTGAGGCGATTAATCAGGTTTTAGAGATGTTGGCAACGGTGGATGTTAGTGTAGAGAAAATGCTATGTgatttaaaaagtactttattTGGTTATTCAAAAGAAGAGCCACTCTGTGTGAGTCAGAAAGACATGAGGTTGGTAATGGAGGGAGAGTTCTGGAGCCAGCTGTTGGGTTCCCCTGAAATCCAACCAGAGGAGAACACAGACTGCCGGGAAAGGGGTGTGGCACAGCAGATGATGGCACAGAAGCGCTTGATGCTCATCACTAGAAGGATTTGTCCACAAGTAAAAGCTGATAGTGAGCTAGTGACAGAGCCCTATTTTGCAGCCATGTACAGATGGCTTGATGATGAAACGCATACTCTGATTCTTAAAGAGTTAACAGAGACCTTGGAGGCTAAGTCAAATGTTTTACAGCAGATAGCATTTAGTGTGACATTGGCCAAAGATGACCAGCTTTTGTTTTTGGCTCTAACAAGCTTTGATTTAGATGGAGAACAGAAACAGACCTCTCAACATCTGTGTAATGCTCtaacagaagcccacatgtcTTATGTGATCACTAGGCTGAAAGTCCAACATGAAAAAGAATTAAAGCAAAAGCAGACAGGGGTTCAGATTGGTAGTTTGGATTGTCCAAATTGTCCTAAATTGAGAGAAGCCACCAAAGATCTGGAGTCCAAACTGGCAGAGGCTTTTTTGAAAAGCGCCACAGGGCCACAAACTTTGGTCCAGATCGAAGGAGAGCCCATAGACTCACTTGACCAATCCATTGAGCTTCATGAAATGATGGCCAGGCATAGGAAGGAACTACGAGAGGTCAAAGACTGCTATGAGCAGAGAGCTGAAAAGCTGAGGAAGAAAATTGCTAAGGCTGGTGAGACACTGCGTGTCCGTTCAGAAGAAAAAGTGAAGGAGATCCACTCTTTGACTAACTGCATGGAGAACCTGAAGAAGAAGCATGAGACGGAGAGGAGAAACCTCATGGAAAGATTTGACCAGGAAATGGAGGAGCTGAAAAGCATGATGAGTCCAGCAAACCCAGACAAGAACTTGACTGACGAGGACACACCGCCGTATCGCGCCTTGTCCCAAACATCCACCTTGAAGGAGCGCATTCAAGAGCTGGTCACCCAGGTCTCGGTCATGACCCAAGAGATGAGACGCCGCGAAGGGCAGGGAGACATTACAAGTCTGCGGCTGAAATACGAGAAAGACCTGGAAAACCTGAAG GCCACCTGTGAGAGGGGCTTTGCTGCCATGGAAGAGTCTCATCAGAAGGTAATagatgagctgcagaggaaacaccagagagagctggagaacCTACAGGAGGAGAAAGAGCGATTGCTGGCAGAGGAGACTGCTGCCACCATCGCTG caATTGAAGCGATGAAGAACGCCCACCGAACAGAGTTGGAAAAGGAGCTAGACAAAGCTCGAAAggccaacaacaacactgaaAACGCAGACATAGAGGAGATTCGTAGACAGCATGA gGAGGAGCTTTGTTCTTTCCAGCGGGAGATCGAGGTATTGTCCGAGCAGTATTCCCAGAAATGTCTGGAAAACGCCCACCTGGCCCAGGCGCTGGAGGCCGAGAGGCAGGCCCTCAGGCAGTGTCAGAGAGAGAACCAGGAGCTCAACGCACACAACCAG gagcTGAACAACCGTCTAGCAGAAGAGATCACCAAGATGCGCTCCATGACGTCTGAGGACGGTGTGGGTGACGCAAACACCACAATACACGGGAAAGAGCTCTACGAGTTAGAA GTAATGCTGAGGGTGAAGGAGTCAGAGGTCCAGTACCTGAAGCAGGAAATCAACTCCCTGAAAGACGAACTCCAAGCTGCCCAAAGa gACAAGAAATATGCCACAGATAAGTACAAGGACATCTACACAGAGCTGAGCATTGTCAAAGCCAAAGCAGAGCAGGATCTGGGCCGGCTCAGAGATCAGCTGCAGCTGGCTCATGAGGCACTTGGGGAGCCGTCGCTGGAGGAAGTGGAGCGAGGAGGATATG
- the mprip gene encoding myosin phosphatase Rho-interacting protein isoform X4 — MSAAKENSCRKFQANFFNKSKCQNCFKPRELHLLTDQDLTQAKPIYGGWLCLAPEGTDFDNPMQRSRKWQRRFFVLYEHGCLRFALDESPSTLPQGTVNMNLCTDVIDAEPKTGQKNSLCIITPDQVYFIRGENKEIINGWSEQLVVYPRTNKQNQKKKRKVEPTTSQEPGPAKVAVTGSGIPEAEKVPDSSSIIWQEELNQREAEGATVWAPDLTPGSPLPPAGSCSSLGGVPRCLSPSPSDPFPSGSSLLSNGSHISGSVSSLDSDASGSTVTSNDSHPANQRGGHSYSHHDTRSRRLEAETRKAEKRSRFRSPDRQERDAVHSPERSRCVVIEKLEALELENPEKLEVEELSRSAARRGRSEHRHFHREVQRHDVGQGLDFPSAHLPLRRAKSLDRRTTESVMTPDLLNFKKGWMVKLDDQGQWKKYWFVLTDHSLRYYKDSIAEEASDLDGEIDLSTCYSVTEYQAQRNYGFQIHTQEVVHTLSAMTAGIRRNWIQAVMKNVRPSPAPDVASSTEDHGSFSLLEGLVRPDVTQDSPSSDASSVERESIPVVTKSRARERRREGRSKTFDWAEFRPIAQALAQQRAQEAESLLTELGELEHSRRREERRKRYESVTSSSTEQTSINERGRTDCESGEGVGQTDSLGPMSVVGQQRVEEVIEQHWQQVENTPIREERRVLLPTTLQSRDTVELEQLLENYKQGIENLKSQLECCHQQLLDSNKHKQDLELQLRTTPDVRTGYISPATCERGFAAMEESHQKVIDELQRKHQRELENLQEEKERLLAEETAATIAAIEAMKNAHRTELEKELDKARKANNNTENADIEEIRRQHEEELCSFQREIEVLSEQYSQKCLENAHLAQALEAERQALRQCQRENQELNAHNQELNNRLAEEITKMRSMTSEDGVGDANTTIHGKELYELEVMLRVKESEVQYLKQEINSLKDELQAAQRDKKYATDKYKDIYTELSIVKAKAEQDLGRLRDQLQLAHEALGEPSLEEVERGGYDIMKSKSNPDILKMAAAAAKRSERTMRSKSLKEGLTAEQRLHLFENKDTKEF; from the exons GCTAAACCTATATATGGTGGATGGCTGTGCTTGGCCCCTGAGGGAACTGACTTTGACAATCCTATGCAGAGATCCCGG AAATGGCAGAGAAGATTCTTTGTGCTGTATGAACATGGCTGTCTGCGCTTTGCCCTAGACGAATCG CCAAGCACGCTGCCTCAGGGCACAGTGAACATGAACCTCTGCACTGATGTCATAGATGCGGAGCCAAAGACAGGTCAGAAGAACTCCCTGTGCATCATCACCCCGGACCAGGTGTACTTCATCAGAGGAGAGAATAAAGAGATCATCAATGG GTGGAGTGAACAGCTGGTGGTATACCCCCGAACTAACAAACAGAACCAGAAAAAGAAACGCAAGGTGGAGCCTACAACCTCCCAG GAGCCAGGTCCAGCCAAGGTAGCAGTGACCGGCTCTGGTATCCCAGAGGCAGAGAAGGTTCCAGACTCGAGCTCCATTATCTGGCAGGAGGAGCTGAACCAGAGAGAGGCTGAGGGGGCTACAGTCTGGGCCCCTGACCTGACTCCAGGATCACCGCTGCCCCCTGCAG GCTCATGCTCAAGTTTGGGCGGCGTCCCACGCTGCCTCTCCCCATCTCCAAGCGACCCCTTCCCCTCCGGCAGCTCCCTGCTCTCTAACGGCTCACACATCAGTGGCTCAGTCAGCTCTCTGGACTCGGACGCCAGCGGCAGCACTGTCACTAGCAACGACAGCCACCCAGCCAACCAGAGGGGCGGCCACTCCTACAGTCACCATGACACTAGATCCCGAAGGCTGGAGGCAGAGACCAGAAAGGCAGAGAAGAGGAGTCGGTTCAGGAGCCCTGACAGGCAGGAAAGGGATGCCGTCCACAGCCCTGAGAGGAG ccgCTGCGTTGTTATTGAGAAGTTGGAGGCCTTGGAGCTGGAGAATCCAGAGAAACTGGAGGTGGAAGAATTAAGCAGGAGTGCAGCCAGACGGGGCCGAAGTGAGCACAGGCACTTCCACAGAGAG GTGCAGAGGCATGACGTAGGCCAGGGTCTGGATTTTCCCTCCGCCCATCTGCCTCTGAGGAGAGCCAAGTCCCTGGACAGAAGGACCACTGAGTCAGTCATGACG ccagaTTTACTGAACTTCAAGAAAGGTTGGATGGTGAAGCTGGATGATCAAGGCCAG TGGAAGAAATACTGGTTTGTTTTGACGGATCACAGCCTGAGATACTACAAGGATTCCATTGCAGAGGAG GCCTCTGACCTGGATGGTGAGATTGACCTGTCTACTTGCTACAGTGTAACTGAATACCAGGCTCAACGCAACTATGGTTTCCAAATACAT aCTCAGGAGGTAGTGCACACTCTGTCGGCCATGACAGCAGGTATACGCAGGAACTGGATCCAGGCAGTCATGAAGAATGTCAGACCCTCCCCTGCCCCTGATGTGGCAAG CTCAACTGAGGATCAtggctccttctctcttttggaGGGTCTAGTTAGGCCAGACGTCACCCAGGACTCTCCCTCCTCTGATGCTTCGTCTGTGGAGAGAGAATCCATTCCGGTTGTCACAAAGAGCAGGGCGCGTGAACGCAGAAGAGAAGGTCGCTCTAAGACCTTTGACTGGGCCGAGTTCAGACCCATCGCTCAGGCTCTGGCTCAGCAGCGGGCCCAAGAGGCAGAGAGCCTCCTCACAGAACTTGGTGAGCTTGAGCACAGTCGGAGAAGAGAAGAGCGGCGGAAGAGGTATGAGTCTGTGACTAGCTCATCAACGGAGCAAACATCCATTAACGAAAGAGGGAGGACAGACTGTGAGAGCGGCGAGGGAGTCGGACAAACCGATTCATTGGGTCCCATGTCTGTGGTGGGGCagcagagggtggaggaggtgattGAACAACACTGGCAACAAGTGGAGAACACACCCAtacgggaggagaggagggtgctTCTCCCCACCACTCTGCAATCCAGAGACACTGTTGAGctggagcagctgctggagaaTTACAAGCAAGGG ATAGAGAATCTGAAGTCTCAGCTGGAGTGCTGTCACCAGCAGCTCCTTGACTCAAACAAGCACAAGCAGGACCTGGAGCTCCAGCTGAGAACAACTCCGGACGTCCGGACTGGTTACATCTCTCCG GCCACCTGTGAGAGGGGCTTTGCTGCCATGGAAGAGTCTCATCAGAAGGTAATagatgagctgcagaggaaacaccagagagagctggagaacCTACAGGAGGAGAAAGAGCGATTGCTGGCAGAGGAGACTGCTGCCACCATCGCTG caATTGAAGCGATGAAGAACGCCCACCGAACAGAGTTGGAAAAGGAGCTAGACAAAGCTCGAAAggccaacaacaacactgaaAACGCAGACATAGAGGAGATTCGTAGACAGCATGA gGAGGAGCTTTGTTCTTTCCAGCGGGAGATCGAGGTATTGTCCGAGCAGTATTCCCAGAAATGTCTGGAAAACGCCCACCTGGCCCAGGCGCTGGAGGCCGAGAGGCAGGCCCTCAGGCAGTGTCAGAGAGAGAACCAGGAGCTCAACGCACACAACCAG gagcTGAACAACCGTCTAGCAGAAGAGATCACCAAGATGCGCTCCATGACGTCTGAGGACGGTGTGGGTGACGCAAACACCACAATACACGGGAAAGAGCTCTACGAGTTAGAA GTAATGCTGAGGGTGAAGGAGTCAGAGGTCCAGTACCTGAAGCAGGAAATCAACTCCCTGAAAGACGAACTCCAAGCTGCCCAAAGa gACAAGAAATATGCCACAGATAAGTACAAGGACATCTACACAGAGCTGAGCATTGTCAAAGCCAAAGCAGAGCAGGATCTGGGCCGGCTCAGAGATCAGCTGCAGCTGGCTCATGAGGCACTTGGGGAGCCGTCGCTGGAGGAAGTGGAGCGAGGAGGATATG